Genomic DNA from Corylus avellana chromosome ca4, CavTom2PMs-1.0:
TTCTTAATGTGAAGACACAAGCATTAAATGCCTTTTTTTGaacatgtatgtatatatacctACCACCGGACTGCAATACGCTTGTGTgcatttcacacacacacatatatatatatatagaaagagtAATGATCGAtgttcatttttaattattttaagaacTCAAAAGGTCTTTCAGATGATTCCTAGAAAAAGGACAAACAGACCCAACTTCTGATGTCTTTTCTTATTGACATTTGATCTGTTCTCACTTCTCACAATGTCGCTTTCATGGAATTCTAATTTAATTCTAATACGAATTGGTGGACCGTGGTCTTTGATTAACGTTGGTTTATAATTAAGGAACTTCTTTTTGTCTGCTACTTGGAAGCCCTACCTTCCCTTGGCGTATAATTATCAGCTTCACTCGTCCTGAAATTGGATACACAAGTAGCTAGTAGTCCTACCAAATATGTCAAACTTTGCTCAGGAATTTGAAGATGATGAGCAGTTCCAAAGCGCCGTTGCTGCTCAGTCTTCTACCGGGAGTCCACCTTCTGCTGAAAAAGGTCGTGATGTCtcgaaaaagaaaagaaatcttcCAGGGAATCCAGGCAAGCAAACGATTAATACAATACATCTCTTTTCCATTCATACAAGGGATAGTTTGATGGAAGGTCTTTTTAAGCATATTCTGAAACAACTGAGCAGAATTCTGAAAATctactaaaatatatatttttcttgtgtgTGTAATTTCTGCAGACCCAGATGCAGAGGTTGTAGCACTGTCACCAAGAACTCTAATGGCAACAAATAGATATATATGTGAGGTATGTCACAAAGGATTTCAGAGAGATCAGAACCTTCAGCTCCACAGAAGGGGGCACAACTTGCCGTGGAAGCTGAAGCAAAGGACAAACACAGAGATTAAGAAGAGGGTGTATGTGTGTCCAGAGCCTAACTGTGTGCATCATGACCCAAGCCGGGCTTTAGGTGACTTAACCGGCATCAAGAAACACTTCTGCAGGAAACATGGAGAAAAGAAATGGAAGTGTGACAGGTGCTCCAAACGTTACGCCGTTCAATCAGACTGGAAGGCTCACGCCAAGATCTGTGGGAGCCGAGAATATCGTTGTGATTGTGGCACAATCTTCTCCAGgtcaaattttatatatttttcaaattctgTCGCTCTCTTTTATTTCTGTTGGTTATATATATTTCGTATTTCCGACTGTAAGAAGCTTTCGTTGATCATCATTGCATGGGTAGCAATAATGGACATACAGTACTATGAGACAGGAAGAGAATTATCTGGGTGACACGTACGTGTTCTAATCAACGTACGTTTTGAACAGGAAGGATAGCTTTGTGACTCACAGAGCCTTCTGTGATGCATTGACAGAGGAGAATCACAGGGCAAACCAGAACATTGCTACCGGAGGAGGAATGTTACAGAGCCACGCGCAAGATCTGTTCATTTCATCAATGGCCAGCCCAGATTCCTTCTCAAATACAAACACAACGATGAACTTGTCAATGTCTAATGAGAACGGTGACAATTCGCTAAAGCCACTGTCTTTGGACTCAGCCGGAGTCATGATATCAGATCCTACTTTCGATCCAAAAACATCACGGACATGTTTCAGCTCTGACACCGGATCAAATGCTTATCCCATGGCCATGGCAATTGGTTCCTGTTACACATCTGCAACAGCCCTGTTACAGAAAGCTGCAGAAATGGGTGCTAAAGCCAGCGATAACTCGTTTGCGCCAATACTACTCAGAGGATTTAATGGGTACTCCATTGGCAGCCTCAACCCATCCGGGTCTGCCCAGGAGGGTTCTTCGGTAATTGGAGGTAATATACGGCCAATGGCTGGGAGCAACAATGGTTCTATTGTGGGAGATGAAGAAACCTATAATAAAATCATGGACCCAGAGGATCAACTCCCAAATTATACTGTTTCTCAGACTGGATTGTTTCGCTCTCCTCTTTCTATGCACTCAGAAAATGGACATGCTGGTGATCTGTTTAAACGTGTACAAATTGGAGAAGACAAAATGACCCTTGATTTCTTAGGAGTGGAATCATCTGGGAATTCGAGCACGGGCCAGAAAGGAAGCTACGATGGTAATATGATTGGGTTGGAACATCCAAATGCACAGCAAAGCATGCACAATTTGCACTCGGAATGGTAAACTCGTTCGAGTTTAGGGTAACGTGTACTAATAATATATCTAATTATagttcattattttattaaagctatcaacaacaacaacaaaaaatcaagTAAATTAGTACTTATATACTCAAGTAAATTAGAGCTTATAGTATGAGGCGTTTGGTTTTTCAGCATCACTGCTAACTTATCCAGCAAATTAACAATTATCAACACCCAACCAAATTCCCAGAAGAGACAGTTGCAATATAGCAAAACACTCACTCCAAGTATC
This window encodes:
- the LOC132178498 gene encoding protein indeterminate-domain 12-like — protein: MSNFAQEFEDDEQFQSAVAAQSSTGSPPSAEKDPDAEVVALSPRTLMATNRYICEVCHKGFQRDQNLQLHRRGHNLPWKLKQRTNTEIKKRVYVCPEPNCVHHDPSRALGDLTGIKKHFCRKHGEKKWKCDRCSKRYAVQSDWKAHAKICGSREYRCDCGTIFSRKDSFVTHRAFCDALTEENHRANQNIATGGGMLQSHAQDLFISSMASPDSFSNTNTTMNLSMSNENGDNSLKPLSLDSAGVMISDPTFDPKTSRTCFSSDTGSNAYPMAMAIGSCYTSATALLQKAAEMGAKASDNSFAPILLRGFNGYSIGSLNPSGSAQEGSSVIGGNIRPMAGSNNGSIVGDEETYNKIMDPEDQLPNYTVSQTGLFRSPLSMHSENGHAGDLFKRVQIGEDKMTLDFLGVESSGNSSTGQKGSYDGNMIGLEHPNAQQSMHNLHSEW